The genomic stretch CGAACTGCCCCACCGGCGGCAGCTCGGCTATCCGCCGTTCGGTCGCATGGTGCGCATCCTCTGCCGGGCCCGCGAGGCGGACCGCGTGGAGGCCTACGCCGCCGACCTCGGGGCCGCCCTGCGGAGGCTCTGCGCCGACCTGGGCGGCCGCTCGCACGTGCTGGGGCCGGCCGCAGCGCCGGTGGCCCGCATCCGGGGCCGGCATCGCCGCCACCTGCTCCTGAAGTGCCCGGACGCGCGATCGGTCGAGGAACTCCTCACCGAGGCGGCCGCCGTCCTCAAGGGGCCGTCGGGAGTCAAGGTGCTCGTGGACGTGGACCCCGTTTCGATGCTCTGAGCCACCCTTTGGCGGGGCAAAATAGGGTTTGACAAAACGGGGGGGGATGCATTATGATCCGTCGGCGTTTTCGGCGGGGCATGCGTCGCCGGGCCCCGTCCGCACACGGTTGGCTCTTGGAACGACTCGACAGAGAGCGAACATTCTACGTCTGCAGGGAGCATCGAGTCTCTGGGAGGAGGTGATATCGCCGCCGCACGGCCTGATGAGCATTGGGGAAGGACCGTGGAGATGGGAGGAGTTCGCATCTTCCTTTAGGGGAGAGCCAGATGAGCACAAGCGAGCAGGAAGTCCGAGGCCAGATCGCCGAGATGCGAGAGGCGCTTCGCTCGGCTCGTGTATCGGCAAAGATCGGACGAATCGTCGGCTTACTCGGCGTGCTGGTCGGCCTGGGGATTGTGGCACTCTACGTGTGGATGTTCTTCCAGCTCGGGAAGAATGTGGCCCAGCCGACGGAACTGCGCGCGGAGCTGGACAAGCGTGTGGAGGGACTGCAACTCCAGGACAACCTCACGCGGATCATGCATGACTCGGCGCCGGCCTACCTTCAGGAAGGTCGCGCGCTGCTGGATGAGATGGACCTGACGGGCATCGCCCGTAGCGAATGGGATCTGGCATGGGCGGAGCTCGAACCGGTCGCGCGGCGCGAACTCGACCGCGTGATGCCGCAGATCCAGGAACTCCTGGCCGCGCAGAGGGACGAGACGCTGCTCGAGTTGCAGGAGATGCTCAGGAACAAGTTCGCTGACCGGCTGACCCTGATCGTCCAGAGCCAGGAGGAGCGGATCGGACGCGACCTGGACCTGAACGAGGAGACACTCGCACAGCTCGTGGTGAACCTGCAGGACGCCTGCCTGCTGGCCATGCAGAAGGTCGTCCAGACGCGTGTGGGGGACGTCCGCGGCGTGCTGGAGACGGTCGCCAAAGACGTGGCGTACCTACCGGCCCTGCCCCAGTCCGCGCGCGGCGACATCGTGAACGAGATGATGCTGGTCCTCACCGCCATCGTCCGGGAGCAGCTCCCCACGTACGACGACGTCGACCTCACCGCAGCGGCGCTCACAAGCGACTCGGAGCCGAAGACGCGCGAGGAACTCGAGGCCAACGCCGTCGAGCAGGCCGCCGAGGCAAGACGCCGCGTGGAGCAGGAAATGCGCAGACGGGCTGCTGCCGCCGCTGACGCCAACAGGGAGGCCGGCAATGAGTGACAACACGCCGCAGGAAGAGGTCCGCAGCATCCCCCAGGAGGTCGCAGACGACCTCGACGGGCTGGCCGCCGACGTGCATGCCATGAGCAGCCGCGCAGCACGCTCGTGGAAGATCACGGCCATCGTGTGGGTCATCCTCCTGACCGTGATCGCCAGCTACCTCTACATCCTTGTGTATCGGCCGCTGAAGAACCTCCTGACCCCGGAGACCATCGTGCAGATGGGCTTCACGGCCCTCGACTCGGCTCTGCAATCGCAGGGCGCACCCAGCCTGCAGAACCCGAAGCAGGTCGCGGACTGGGCCTCGCTGCAGGCCCGCGACGCCGCGCCGGTTCTGGTGCGCGATCTCGTGAGGCCACAACTCCAGCAGTTGATCGACGACCTCCCGCGGCATCGCATGCAGCTGACCGAGAGGTTCCGCACGGAAGGACCCGGGTGGATCAACGACGGCGTCCGGTACCTGAGGACCGACCTGGTGCCGAAAGGCCGCAAGGAGCTGCTGACCCTCGTCAACCAGAAGGCGGACGAGCTGCTTGCTCAGTTCGGCGGGCAGATCGAGGACGTCGTCGCACAGGTGATCGCCGAGACCGATCAACTGGTCACCGGCGCCGACCTGCGTGACCAGACTGCCCTCAAGGCGCGCATCGAAGCCGCCTTCGAGGAGGCTATGGGGCCGGTGCTCGACGAGGTCCTGACCGGACTCGACGAGAAGGTGTTCGCCGTCGGCGAGTTGATCGAGGAACTCGTCCAGAAGTACAGAGACGGGAACCTGACACACCAGGAGACTCTGGAGGTCCGGCTCATCCAGTTGACCCTCGCGCTGTTCGAGGGCGCACTGGACGAGATACCCACCGAGTCCAGCGAACTGCTGCAACTCAGGGAAGCCCTCCAGGACGCGGGTGTGCCGATGCTTGAGTGAGGATTCGTCCTCACACAACATGCCGGCCAGAGCACCACAGGCGTTGAAGTGGCAGGGCCGATCCGGCGGGGCAGTCCCCCGGATCGGCCCTTCTCTTTGGCCGCCCCCCTCAGCCCGCCGCACGGCGGCCCAACAGCCGGTCATACACGGCCGTCAACCTCTCCACCGCCTCGCGCACCGTCGGCTCCTGCCGCGCGCGCGCCTGTGCCTGCCGCCCGATCCGGTCCAGATCATCCCGTTCCCGCGCCGCCCGCAACAGCAGACGCGCCCACGCCTCCCCGTTGCCCGGCGGCAGCAGGAACCCGTCGACGCCGTGCCGGACGAACTCCTCCATCCCGCAGCACAGGCTGACAGCCGTCGCACGTGCGGCGGCCCGGGCCTCGAGCAGCACGTACGGCCCCCCCTCGAACCAGGACGGCATCGCCACCAGGTCGCTGGCTGCGTAGTAGAGACCCGGCCCGGCAGTCCATCCCTCGAGCGCGACGACCCCCTCCAGCCCCGCCGACCGGATGCGGGCCTGGAGCTGCGGCCGGGTCGGGCCGTCGCCGACCATCAGCACCCGCAGGGCGGCGCCCTGCCGCCTCGCCAGGGCCGTCGCCTCGATCAGCACCTCCTGGCCCTTCTGACGGCAGAACCTGCCCATCTGCAGCACGATGGTCTCGTCGCCTGCGAGGCCCAGTTCCCGGCGGGCGGCCCGCCGGTCCGGCAGGCCGGTCGCCTCCGCATCCTGCCCGTTCGGGATCACCGTCAGCTTCTGCGCAGGCAGCAGACGCCGGCGCAGCACCAGATTCTCCTGGTAGCGGCTCAGGAGCACCATGTGGTCGGTCCAGCGGGCGGCCCGCCGCTCCAGGAACAGGTAGAGCCGCTCGGAGACAGGCGCCACCCCGCGGTCGAACGGCGGCACGTGCGGCGTGTGCACCGTCGCGGCGCCCGTCAGCCGCCCCGCCAGGCGGCCCAGGAAGCCCGCCTTGGCCGAATGGGTGTGGACGATGGCGTACCGTTCGCGCCTGCACAGGGCCAGCAGCGCGCGGAACGCACGCACGTCGCTCACCGGCGCGATCCGCTTACGCATCGGCACCTCGTGCACCGGCCGGCCGGCGTTCCGCCATGGCCGCAGGCAATCGGATGCGCCGGAGATCGGCCCGGGCGGCGCCGCCACGTGCACCTCATAGCGGTCCGCAGGCAAGCCGCCCACAAGATCGCGGAGATGCCGCTCGACTCCGCCCGCCAGGGCCTCGGTCAGAAGCAGGACCCGGGGCCGGCCGTGGACCTCAGGCGACGGCATCCGGTGCTCCTTCCTCCGCCGCCCGGCGGCGCCAACCCCGGTCTCTGACCCACTCGATCAGGTAGCCCAGCTCGGGGAACCCCAGGACCTTCAGCAGCACGCCCATCACGAAGAGCCCCGCCCCCGTCGACACCCCGCAGTGCAGCAGCAGGGCCGCCGCGTAATGGAGCGTGCGCGGCGGCGTGCGCTCCACCATGCCGGTGCCCAGCGACACCACCTGCGCCCTGTACTGCTCATACGGCAGCCACCGCTGCATCCCCTGCAGCGTGCCCCACACGGCAGCGCCGACCAGTGCGCTCAGAACCGCCAGCCGCAGGGCGAAGACAACGCCTTCCCGCAGGGGCAGCACCGGCGCATGGCGTCGCAGAAGCAGGAGCAGTGCGGCGTTCTTGACCGCCCGGCTGATCGGGTAACTGAGGGCCACCCAGACGAACACCTGCAGGGGCTCCTCCATCCCCAGCACGTAGATCGGCACGACCATCAAGCCGACCTGCACGAATGCCCCCGCGATGCCCAGCAGCGTCGGCGCCCACATCCGCTGCAGGCTGAAGAACCCCTGCATGATCACGCGCTCGGCCGCGTAGACCACCAGCCCCAGCGAGAGCAGCCGCAGTGCCAGCGCGGTGTACCGCAGGTGCTCGGCGGCCCGGTCGCCGCGGTCGAACACCAACCGGCACACCGGATCGGCCAGCACGAACGTCATCACCGTCAGCGGCACGAACGCCAGGGCCAGCATACGCAGCGACCGGGTCAACACGTCGCCCAGCGTGGCCCGGTCCTTCCGCCCGGCCAGGTCGCACAGGTACGGCAGCATGGCCACCGAGAGCGCCAGGGCCACGAGTTCGGTCGGGAAGTTGACGAGCTTGCGCGCCGCCTCCATGTCCGTGAACATGCCCTCGTGCGTGAACGACTGGAAATGAACGGTCACGGCGTTCCGGTAGCAGGCGAAGAACGCCCCGACGACCAGGGGCGCGGCCAGCGCACCGAATCGCGCCATCGCCCCCGTGCGCCGGCGGCTGCGCGCCCACAGCGACAGGGAGTAGAGCAGCACGGCCGCCAGCATGATCGTCATCAGCACCAGATCCCGGTACTGCGACCCGGCCATCAGGGCGCCGGCCCCCCAGAGCGCCGCGCCCGTGCCGACCAGCAAGCCCGCCCCCCATGCCAGTTCGATCCCGACCCGCCGCGAACTCATCGCCCCGCCGGCCGGACGCAGGCGCCGCAGGCGCGCCCCCAGGCCGAACGCGCCGATCACCGCCATGGCCGCCGAACCGACGACGAACCCGGCGATCGCCGCCCGGATGCCCCACGCACCCACCCCCACGGCGAATACGGCCACCCAGAGCAGCTTCTGCGCCGCCTCGGCGGCCGCCGGCCACGCGAAGACCTTGTCGCTGTGCAGAAGGGAGCGGAAGAGCAGGAAGACCACCATCAGCACCACGCCCGGCACCAGCAGGCGCAGCATCCGCACGCCCATCTGCGCCGCCTCGGGCTCGAACCCCCGCACGAGCATGCCCGTGACCGGCCCCGCATACGCGTATACCAGGGCCGCCATCGCGCCGCACCCCAGAAGGACCACCCAGAGGACGCTCCGGGCGAATGCCCAGGCCGCCTCCTCCCCCCGCTGCAGCCGCTCCTGGGTGAACACGGGGATGAAGGCGGGCACGAGCACACCCATGGCCGGCCCGAAGATCAGGCCGTAAACGACCGCCTGAGTGGCGAAAAAGTAGGCGTCCGACGTGGCCCCCGAGCCGAAATGGCGCACCACCAGGGCCGTGATGATGTAGCCGCCGAACTTCCAGAACACCCAGAAGAACAGCACCACAAACATGGCGCGCACAATGCGGTAGGCGATGCTTCGAGGCGACCGTTCGGGAGCGGCGGCGGACTCGGGATGGGATGCCTGCATGGCAGCCTGCGGATCCAGTGGGGGTACGGGTCAAACATTCCCAGAAACCAGACGCCTCATTGTACCGGATGGGAAGGGCGCGGCTCCGGTCACTCGGCCGCCGGCGCCGCCGGTGCCTCGAACGGCTCCGGCAGGGGCTCGCGCGGCCGCGTGCGGCTGCGGACGAGCATGATGGCACCGAAGGCCGCCAGCGCCAGCGACATCACCTGGAAACCGGTCAGGCCGCCGAAGCTCTCCAGCGGCGCGTGATCGGCGCGGAAGAACTCGTTGACGAACCGCCCGCAGCCGTAGAGCACCGCGTAGAGCCACGCCACGTCTCCGTCGCGGCGGCGCCGCGTCAGCACGAAGCTGAGCACGGCGAAGAACGCCAACTCATACGCCACCTCATAGAGCTGGGTCGGGTGCAGGCGCGGGCACTCGGCCGGCACGGCGATCCCCTGCGCCTGGTAGGCCACGCTCTCGGGCGGGAACCGCACGCCGACCCACGACTCGGTCGGCCGGCCCGCGCAGCAGCCGTTCAGGAAGCATCCCACCCGCCCGAACGCATGCCCCAGCGGCACAAGGGACGCGCCCACGTCCAGCGTGCGCAGGAGCGGCAGCCGGCGTCGCCGGACCGTCAGCAGCAGGCCGACCGCCCCCCCGATGAGCCCGCCGTAGAACGTCAGCCCGCCCAGGTCCAGCCGGACGATGAGGATCGGGTTGTCCGCGTAGTGCTCCCAGTGGTGGATCACGAAGAAGACGCGCGCCCCGATGATGCCGCCCATCAGCGCGAAGACGGCGGCATCGAACATCGCCGTCGGGTCCAGCCCCATCCGCCGGGAACGCCCGCGCAGCAGCCACAGGCACAGGAGGAAGCCGCAAACGATCATGACGCCGTAGGAGGCCACGCGGAAGTGACCGCCCCACGGCAGCGGGATCTCCAGCAGGTAGGGATGCATGCGCGGCCCCTAAGAAGAGAGCGGATCGGCAGGCGTGTCGTCTGCCATCGGCATGTTGTCGATCAGGCGCGTGCCGCCCACCCGCACGGCCAGCACGGCGACGTCGTCCCTGGTCACGGTGCGGACGGGTTCCAGCGTGTCGGCGTTGACGATGTCGGCGTAATCCGTCCGCGCCAGCGGCTGCTCGTCCAGCACCTCGCGCATCGCCGCGCGCAGCGCGTCGGCATCCGTCTCACCCGACTCGAAGAGGCCGCGCGCGCGACGCAGCGCGTGCACCAGGCACAGGGCCTGCGTCCGCTCTTCCGCGCTCAGGTACACGTTTCGCGAACTCATCGCCAGGCCGTCCGACTCCCGCACCGTGGGGAGGATGCGGATCTCGGACGGCAGGTTCAGGTCACGGACCATGCGCCGGACGACGACGGTCTGCTGGAAGTCTTTGCGGCCGAAGTAGGCGCGGTCGGCCGGCGCGATGTTCAGGAGCTTGCAGACCACTGTGAGCACTCCGCGGAAATGCGTCGGGCGCGAGCGGCCCTCCAGAACGCCGGTCAGGCGTTCCTGCATCACGTACGTGGCGTAGCCGTCGGGGTACATGGCCCGGTCGGACGGGCAGAAGACGACGTCGGCGCCGGCCCGCGCGGCCGAGGCGCAGTCACCGTCCAGCGACCGGGGATAGCTGGCCAGGTCCTCGCCGGGCGCGAACTGCGTGGGGTTGACGAAGATGCTCACGACGGTGCGGTCGCATTCCGCGGCCGAGGCGCGGATCAGGCTCAGGTGCCCCTCGTGCAGCGCGCCCATGGTGGGCACGAGGCCGACGGACAGCCCGTCGGCATGCCAGCCGCGCACGACGCGCCGCATCTCGTCGGGGTCCGCAATCTTCTCCAGCGCCATGGGCGTCCTCGTCCCGGGGGGAAGACAGCTATTGTAGGAGACCCCGCCTCCCCCTTCAACGCCGCAGGGCGACGTGTTCTGGCAACAGAGCTCCGGCCGCGCCGCATGTGCCTGTCTCTGTCTCTACTCCACCCCGCCGTGCTCGCGCAGCAGGTCGGCAATATCATCGTGTCCGGCGCGGACGGCCAGGCCGGTGGGCGTACGGCCCTGAAGGTCGGTGGCGTTCACGTCCGCACCGGCCTTGAGCAGCGCCTCGACCACGGCGCGATGCCCGCCCTCCGCGGCCAGGTGCAGAGGCGTGCGACCGGCGTCGTCTCTGACGTGGGCGTCTGCCTTCGCCTGAAGCAACACCAGAACGACATCCGTGTGGCCACGCTCGGCGGCCAGGTGAAGCGCCGTGCCGCCGAGCTCATCCTTGACGTCTGCGGCAACTCCTTTGGCCAGGAGTTGCCGCCCCCCCCGGAAGGTTGCCCGAACCCGCGTTTTGATGGAGCGTCGGGGCGGCACTCTCGCCCTCCAGGAATGCGAATTCGTGGTTGATGCGATAGTGCATCCCGAGAACCTTGTCGGTCACCACCGTTCCTTCCGGGAACGACAAAGTGAAAACGTCCTCTGGAATTGGCTCGTTTACGGTTACCTCGGTCAGCCGAATATCGGCGCCGTTGCCATAGGTGACATGTGCGGGCATCCAGAGGCCAGTTCCAACTTGCTTTAGCTCCAGGACTTTGTATGAGTGTCCGTCGACGATATCCCCAGTAGCGAAGTCGCGGACTTCGCGCTTCACGCACGCAAATCCCCGACCGGGATCGAGCCATAGCTTCACAGGATAGCCAGGGAAGTCAGCATCCGGATTGCGACTCACCCGCCCTTCCAGCACATAACATGTTCGCCCGTCGACCGTGTCGGTGCCGGCGAGTCTCAGCCAGTCGTGCGCTATCACGGTTTCCCACGTCTCTTGGTAGCAGTAAAGAGCAAAATCCGAAACTACCTCGTTTGTGACAAACGCTCGGAAGTCAACGCCTGGGCTGATCCAACCATTAGGGTGCCCACGTTCCCGAACCTGCAGACTCGTGCTGACTGAACCGTTAAATGCCCATGCTCGCCTCTCCGGCAGGTCACCTTCTTCCTGGCGTGTCTCCAGCAGACGCTTGTCCGACGTATAAGGATTGCGCGCGGATGGTTCGGCATCCCTGCTCCAGGCCCAGGTGTAGGCCCCCGCCGGGACGCCCTGCCAGTGGATATGGACGTAGCCTTCGGGATCTCTCTCCACGGTCCGGACTTTGTCGAGATCGCTGTAGCTTACCGTGTAGGCTGCTCGAATGGAGTGCAATGAAGATCGCGCTGACAATACACCCTCTGCTACATCGTCGAATGTGCTCCGGGTCTGCCCAAGCCCGGACGCGGCGGGCTGCAGTACAACCGCCGCTCCCACCGTCAACCCGACGCCCACTATCCCGATGGCGGCCACCCTCGTGAAGCTCAGGGCAGAGAGCACGGAACCGCCCCCGGGCCCCTTGTTCGCCGCCGCTCCGCCGAGGCCCGCCAGCACGGCCGCCGCGAACGTGCTGCCCGGGGCCGTGGTGGAGAGCGTTTCGTCCACCACCGATGCCAGCCTGGCCCTGACCATGCCGCGGGCGCGCATGAGCCGGCTCTTCACGGCGGCACGCGAGATCCCCATGGTCTGCGCCACCCGGCGGACGGAGTGACGTTCGCGATAGTAGAGGATCAGGGGGACCCGGCACGTCTCGGGTATCTGGCGCACGGCGTCCCACACGAGGCGCTCGTGCTCCCTCGCCGCCGCCTCTTCGTCCGGCCCGGGGAGCCGAGACTCGACGGCGCGCGCCTGCTCGAGGGACGCCGCCCCGGCGACGGGGTCACACTGCCGGCGCCGTATGTGGTCGGTGGCCAGGTTGCGTGCGATGGTGCAGAGCCAGGCACGGAGCGCGCCGGGTTCGCGTACCGAGCCGAGCCGCTGCCAGGCCCTCAGGAAGGTCTCCTGCGCCAGGTCCTCGCTCGCGGCCAGGTCGCCGGTGCCGCTGTAGATGATCGCGCATATGAGCGACTGGTAACGCCGCACGATCCGCCCGAACGCCTCGTGATCGCCCTTCAGGGACGCCTTCAGCAGCTTCGCATCGCCCGCCATTGTCGTCTGCTCCTGCCCCGAACGCGGCGGCTCCGGCCGCCTTCATCATACAAGACGTCTGCTGCAGCGGAACGGTTAGATAAAAAAAGGGCGCTTTTGGGCTCCGACCGGTGCCGCAGCGGGGTGCCCGCCGCCGGTGGCCGTGGTATAATGAAGGGTTTGGGGAACCCTCCCTGGCCCGTTCCGAGAGAAGACCGACGCGCGATGGATGATCGTGGCTACATACGCGCCCGCGGCGTGCGGGTGCATAACCTGAAGGACATCGACGTGGACGTGCCGAAGGGGCGCTACGTCGCCGTGACGGGCGTGAGCGGCAGCGGCAAGTCCAGCCTGGCGCTGGACACGCTCTACGCCGAGGGGCAGCGGCGCTACGTGGAGTCCTTCAGCGCCTACGCCCGGCAGTTCCTCGAGCGCATGGACAAGCCGGACGTCGACAAGGTCGAGAACATCCCCCCCGCCATTGCGATCGAACAGAAGAACCCCGTCAAGAACCGCCGCTCGACCGTGGGCACCGCCACGGAGCTGAACGATTACCTGCGCCTGCTCTGGGCCCGCGTCGGCCACGTCTTCTGCCCAAAGTGCGGGCAGGAGATCCAGGCGTACCCTGTCGCACGGGTCGTGGACGAGGCGGCCTCCCTGCCCGCCGGCACGCGGTTCCTCGTCGCCTTCCCCCTGGCCCTGTCCGAGCGCATGGGCGCCGAGGAGCAGGTGGCGCGCATCCGGGAGATGGGGTTCGTGCGCCTGCGGCTCGACGGCCGGGTGGTCGACATCGCGGCCGAGTCCCCGCCGGACCTGGGCACCGAGGCCGAGGTCGTCGTGGACCGGCTGGTGGCCTCGCCCGACGCCGCCGGGCTGCGCGAGCGCCTGGCGGAGGCCGTCGAGACCTGCTACCGGTTCGGCTCCGGGCGCTGCCGCCTGCACGTGCCGGGCGGCGAGGGCCGGGAGTTCACGAACATGCTCCGCTGCGGCGACTGCGGCGTGCAGATGCCCACGCCGAGTCCGCAGCTCTTCTCGTTCAACAGCCCGCTGGGCGCGTGCAAGGCGTGCTCCGGCTACGGGGCGACGATCGCCATCAGCCGCGACCGCGTCGTGCCGGACCCGCGGCGGACGCTTCGCGACGGCGCGGTGGCCCCCTGGATGACCGACTCCACCCGCGAATGCCTGGATCAGCTCCTGGAGGGCGCCCCCCGCGCGGGCATCCCCCTGGACGTGCCCTGGCAGGACCTGGAGGAGTGGCAGCGGGAGGCGGTCTTCGCGGGCACCGACGACTTCTACGGTGTGATGGACTTCTTCGACTGGATGGAGACGAGGAAGTACAGGCTGCACGTGCGCGTTCTGCTGAGCCGATACCGGAGCTACGTGCCCTGCGCGGCGTGCGGCGGAACGCGCCTGCAGCCGGAGGCGCTGGCGGTGCGGGTGGGCGGGCTGAACATCGCCGAAGTCAGCGCCATGAGCGTCGAACGGGCCGAGGAGTTCTTCCGGAACGAAATCGTGCTGGCTCCGCACGAGGAGCAGGTGGGCGGCCTGCTGCTGACGGAGATACGCAGCCGCCTGGACTGCCTGGTGCGCATCGGCCTGGGCTACCTGACACTCGACCGCCACACCCGCACCCTGAGCGGCGGCGAGATGCAGCGCGTGAACCTGACCACCAGCCTGGGCTCGACCCTCGTCAACACACTCTACGTCCTCGATGAGCCCAGCATCGGCCTGCACGCCCGCGACGCGGACCGGCTGATCGGCATCCTGACCGAACTGCGCGACCGCGGCAACACCGTGATGGTCGTCGAGCACGACCGCCGCATCATCGAGGCCGCAGACCACGTGATCGACGTCGGCCCGGGCGCCGGAGACCGGGGCGGCGAGGTGGTCTACACCGGGCCACTGCAGGGCCTGGCGGGCTGCGAGGCGTCCGTGACCGGTGCCTACCTGCGGGAGGAGCTGTCCATCCCTGTGCCCGCCCGGCGCCGCCGGCCGGGCCGCGAGCGGCTGCGGCTGAAGGGCGCCCGCGAACACAACCTGAAGGACCTCACCGTGGAGTTCCCGCTGGGCCTTCTTCTGTGCGTCACCGGCGTCAGCGGCAGCGGCAAGAGCAGCCTCGTCCGCGACACGCTCTACGGCGCGATCAAACGGCTCAAACCCGGGGGCTACGCCGAGACCGTCGGAGAGCATGACCGCCTGGACGGCGCCGATCTGGTGGACGATGCCATCCTGGTCGACCAGAGCCCCATCGGGGCCACGCCACGATCCAACCCCGCGACCTACATCAAGGCGTTCGACCACATCCGGCAGCTCTTCGCGGCCACACGGGACGCACGCATCCGGAACCTGGGCCCGGGCGCGTTCTCCTTCAACACCCCCGGCGGCCGCTGCGAAGCCTGCGAAGGCGCCGGCAGCATCCGCGTGGACATGCAGTTCCTGGCCGACGTCTACGTGCCGTGCGACCGCTGCGAGGGGCGGCGCTTCCACAAGGACATCCTGGCGGTGGAGTACCGCGGCCGATCCATCCACGACGTGCTCCAGATGACGGCCAATCAGGCTCTGGCGTTCTTCAAGGAGCACCGGCAGCTCACGGCGCGCCTGCGCCGCCTCTGCGACACCGGGCTGGGCTACATCCGGCTCGGTCAGCCGGCCACGACGCTCTCCGGCGGCGAGGCCCAGCGACTCAAGCTGGCCGCGCACATGGCCGCAGGAACGAAGGACCGCTACCTCTTCCTGTTCGACGAACCCACCGTCGGGCTGCACCCCGACGACATCCGGAAGCTGCTCTCCTGCTTCCTGGCTCTGGTCGACGCCGGCCATTCGGTTCTGGTCGTGGAGCACAACCTGGACGTGATCAAGTACGCCGACTACGTCATCGACCTGGGCCCGGAGCCGGGCGCACAGGGGGGGGAGGTGGTCGTGGCCGGCACGCCCGAGCAGGTCGCCGCCTGCCCGAAGAGCCACACGGGCCGCTTCCTGCGCGCGGTCCTTCGCCCCGGTCCGAAGCGGACCGGCCGCTGAGCGCCGCCCCGCCCGAGTGGGATGCGACGGTTGCGCCGGGCCTCGGCTTTGCCGCATACTGCGGGTCTACATTCGCGGGAGAACACGCCGTGACCAAGAAGGCCGTCATCCTGGCGCGCGGGCTCGGCACGCGCATGCAGAAGGCGCAGGACGGAGTCGAACTGGACGTCGAGCGCGCCGCCCTGGCCCGGAAGGGCCTGAAAGTCCTCATGTCGCTGCACGGGCGGCCGATGGTCGACTACGCCGTCGACCGGCTCGTCCGGGCGGGCGTCGACCGCATCTGCCTGGTCATCGCGCCCGAGGCGGACCAGATGCGCGCGCACGCCGACCGCCTCTCCCGGCAGGCGGGCATCCGCGTCGGCTGGGCGGTCCAGGACGAGCCGCGGGGGACCGCCGACGCGGTCCTGGCCGCCGAGGCGTTCGCGGGAGACGACCCCTTCGTGGTCTGCAACGGCGACAACCTGTACCCTCCGGACACCATGGCGCGCCTGGTCGCCCTCGACGGAGACGAGTGCTGCGTGGCGGCCTTCGAGCGCGAGGCGCTCCACCGCAAGGGCAACATCGCTCCGGAACGGCTCAGGAGCATGGCCGTCGTGCAGGCCACGCCGGACGGGCGGCTTCTGCGCATCGTGGAGAAGCCCCCTGACCCGGAACGCTATGCCGTCGACGGCCAGGTCTGGGCGAACATGAACCTCTACCGATTCACGCCGGCCGTCTTCGACGCCTGCCGCAGCATCGAGCCGCACCCGGAACGCAAGGAGTACGAGCTGACCGCAGCGGTGGAACGGCTCCGCGCGGCTGCGCCCCAGGCGTTCCGCGTCCTGTTCAGCGACGGAGGCGTGC from Candidatus Brocadiaceae bacterium encodes the following:
- a CDS encoding sigma-70 family RNA polymerase sigma factor, coding for MAGDAKLLKASLKGDHEAFGRIVRRYQSLICAIIYSGTGDLAASEDLAQETFLRAWQRLGSVREPGALRAWLCTIARNLATDHIRRRQCDPVAGAASLEQARAVESRLPGPDEEAAAREHERLVWDAVRQIPETCRVPLILYYRERHSVRRVAQTMGISRAAVKSRLMRARGMVRARLASVVDETLSTTAPGSTFAAAVLAGLGGAAANKGPGGGSVLSALSFTRVAAIGIVGVGLTVGAAVVLQPAASGLGQTRSTFDDVAEGVLSARSSLHSIRAAYTVSYSDLDKVRTVERDPEGYVHIHWQGVPAGAYTWAWSRDAEPSARNPYTSDKRLLETRQEEGDLPERRAWAFNGSVSTSLQVRERGHPNGWISPGVDFRAFVTNEVVSDFALYCYQETWETVIAHDWLRLAGTDTVDGRTCYVLEGRVSRNPDADFPGYPVKLWLDPGRGFACVKREVRDFATGDIVDGHSYKVLELKQVGTGLWMPAHVTYGNGADIRLTEVTVNEPIPEDVFTLSFPEGTVVTDKVLGMHYRINHEFAFLEGESAAPTLHQNAGSGNLPGGAATPGQRSCRRRQG
- the uvrA gene encoding excinuclease ABC subunit UvrA — protein: MDDRGYIRARGVRVHNLKDIDVDVPKGRYVAVTGVSGSGKSSLALDTLYAEGQRRYVESFSAYARQFLERMDKPDVDKVENIPPAIAIEQKNPVKNRRSTVGTATELNDYLRLLWARVGHVFCPKCGQEIQAYPVARVVDEAASLPAGTRFLVAFPLALSERMGAEEQVARIREMGFVRLRLDGRVVDIAAESPPDLGTEAEVVVDRLVASPDAAGLRERLAEAVETCYRFGSGRCRLHVPGGEGREFTNMLRCGDCGVQMPTPSPQLFSFNSPLGACKACSGYGATIAISRDRVVPDPRRTLRDGAVAPWMTDSTRECLDQLLEGAPRAGIPLDVPWQDLEEWQREAVFAGTDDFYGVMDFFDWMETRKYRLHVRVLLSRYRSYVPCAACGGTRLQPEALAVRVGGLNIAEVSAMSVERAEEFFRNEIVLAPHEEQVGGLLLTEIRSRLDCLVRIGLGYLTLDRHTRTLSGGEMQRVNLTTSLGSTLVNTLYVLDEPSIGLHARDADRLIGILTELRDRGNTVMVVEHDRRIIEAADHVIDVGPGAGDRGGEVVYTGPLQGLAGCEASVTGAYLREELSIPVPARRRRPGRERLRLKGAREHNLKDLTVEFPLGLLLCVTGVSGSGKSSLVRDTLYGAIKRLKPGGYAETVGEHDRLDGADLVDDAILVDQSPIGATPRSNPATYIKAFDHIRQLFAATRDARIRNLGPGAFSFNTPGGRCEACEGAGSIRVDMQFLADVYVPCDRCEGRRFHKDILAVEYRGRSIHDVLQMTANQALAFFKEHRQLTARLRRLCDTGLGYIRLGQPATTLSGGEAQRLKLAAHMAAGTKDRYLFLFDEPTVGLHPDDIRKLLSCFLALVDAGHSVLVVEHNLDVIKYADYVIDLGPEPGAQGGEVVVAGTPEQVAACPKSHTGRFLRAVLRPGPKRTGR
- a CDS encoding nucleotidyltransferase family protein, whose protein sequence is MTKKAVILARGLGTRMQKAQDGVELDVERAALARKGLKVLMSLHGRPMVDYAVDRLVRAGVDRICLVIAPEADQMRAHADRLSRQAGIRVGWAVQDEPRGTADAVLAAEAFAGDDPFVVCNGDNLYPPDTMARLVALDGDECCVAAFEREALHRKGNIAPERLRSMAVVQATPDGRLLRIVEKPPDPERYAVDGQVWANMNLYRFTPAVFDACRSIEPHPERKEYELTAAVERLRAAAPQAFRVLFSDGGVLDLTSRGDIAAVEHALAQERLSF